One Palaemon carinicauda isolate YSFRI2023 chromosome 5, ASM3689809v2, whole genome shotgun sequence DNA window includes the following coding sequences:
- the LOC137641102 gene encoding keratin, type II cytoskeletal I-like yields the protein MGTGMGIGTGMGIGMRMGTGLGIGMRMGTGLGMGIGMWTGMGIGTGMGIGMGIGMWTGMGIGTGMGIGMGMGIGMGMGMRMGMGIGNGNWNVDRNGNGNRSGIENGNRSGNGNRNGNGNENGNGNQNRQVGVNSGNGDEREGRKKNERGAR from the coding sequence ATGGGAACAGGAATGGGAATAGGAACAGGAATGGGAATAGGAATGAGAATGGGAACAGGACTGGGAATAGGAATGAGAATGGGAACAGGATTGGGAATGGGAATTGGAATGTGGACAGGAATGGGAATAGGAACAGGAATGGGAATAGGAATGGGAATAGGAATGTGGACAGGAATGGGAATAGGAACAGGAATGGGaataggaatgggaatgggaataggaatgggaatgggaatgagaATGGGAATGGGAATTGGGAATGGGAATTGGAATGTGGACAGGAATGGGAATGGGAACAGGAGTGGGATTGAGAATGGGAACAGGAGTGGGAATGGGaataggaatgggaatgggaatgagaACGGGAATGGGAATCAGAATAGACAGGTGGGAGTAAATTCCGGCAATGGAGACGAGagggaaggaagaaaaaagaatgaaAGGGGAGCAAGGTAA